The following DNA comes from Rosa rugosa chromosome 5, drRosRugo1.1, whole genome shotgun sequence.
GTCAGAGTGGCCATTATGACATTGCATTCAACCTCTTTGAAGACATGAAGAATTCGGATGTGAAGCCAGATGAGATGATTCTTTCCACCATTCTTTCTGCCTGCGGCCGTGCTGGGAAGTTAACTTATGGGAAAGCAGTCCATGACTTCATTGAGGAGAATGATATTGTGGTCGACTCTCATATACTGAGTGCTCTTATTGCCATGTATGCTGGTAGTGGTTCTATGGATTTGGCTCAGCGATTGTTTGACAAGACGTCAGAGAAAAATTTCATAGTTGCAACTGCTATGGTCTCTGGTTATTCAAAACTAGGACGGGTTGAAGATGCGCGCTTGATTTTTGACCAAATTGTTCAGAAGGACTTGGTCTGTTGGAGTGCTATGATATCTGGTTATGCTGAAACTGATCGACCTCAAGAGGCACTTAGATTGTTTTCTGAAATGGAAGTTTCGGGATTAAGACCTGATCAAGTCACCATGTTGAGTGTCATTTCAGCTTGTGCTCATCTTGGTGCACTGGATCAAGCTAAATGGGTTCATTTATATGTTGATAAGAATGGATTTGGTGGAGCTTTGTCTGTCAACAATGCCCTCATTGATATGTATGCGAAATGTGGAAACTTGGAAAGAGCAAGAGGGGTGTTTGAGAAAATGCCGAGAAGAAATGTGATAACTTGGACCACTATGATTAGCGCCTTTGCCATGCATGGGGATGCTAGTAATGCACTCAACTTCTTCAATCAAATGAAACTTGCCAATGTAGAGCCCAATGGGGTTACATTTGTGGGTGTGCTTTATGCTTGTAGTCATGCCGGGTTAGTTGAGGAGGGTAGACAAATCTTTGCATCGATGGTGAATGAATATAATATCACTCCTAAACACGAGCACTATGGTTGCATGGTTGACCTCTATGGCCGTGCAAATCTCTTGAGAGAAGCTCTTGAGGTTATAGAGACAATGCCCTTGGCACCAAATGTTGTCATTTGGGGATCTTTGATGGCAGCTTGTCAGATTCATGGTGAGATTGAATTAGGAGAATTTGCTGCAAAACAGGTTCTTGAGCTGGAACCAGATCATGATGGAGCCCTTGTCGTCTTATCAAACATCTATGCGAAAGAAAGAAGATGGGAAGATGTTGGTATGGTGaggaaaataatgaaaaataatGGCATCTCAAAGCAGAGGGGGTGTAGCAGGATAGAACTGAAGAATGAGGTACATGAGTTTTTAATGGCAGATAGAAGTCATAAACAAGCAGATCAGATCTATGAGAAGCTAGATGAGGTAGTTAGGGAGGTGAAGCAAGTCGGTTATACGCCCAATACATGTAACGTTTTGGTTGATTTAGAAgaggaggaaaagaaagaagcgatTCTCTGGCACAGTGAGAAGTTGGCTCTTTCTTTTGGTTTGATAGGTGCAAAAAACGGTTCTTGCATTCGCATAGTTAAGAATCTCAGGATTTGTGAAGATTGCCATACTTTCATGAAGTTGGCTTCAAAGGTGTATCATAGAGAGATTATTGTCAGAGATAGGACTAGGTTTCACCATTACAAACATGGTTACTGTTCTTGTAAAGACTACTGGTAAATTGGTAATTGTAATCTTCATATAATATTATATCAATGAATTTCACATGTGACTACTGGTTTAATTGAATTTAGAAAGTTAAACCAAGAATTtgaaaaagaggatcaaagcaCCACAGCAGATCTATAAGAATAGACCGAGATACTACATTATCTATCTGGATTCATAAACCCATGCCATGTAGAAATTGGTCTCTTGCATCAGCTAGGCAAAATATACATTTTGAACTATCCAGAAGATAAACGACTAAATGATTAAGCTCAACAGGTTCCACATACCAAACAAGACATTGGAATCACATTTGTAGGCTTCTCACAAGATATGAGATCATGATATCTGCTGAGAGAAGACATGGAGCCTCTGATATATATCCACTGATTCTCTTCAGGTTGGGATCTTGATGTTATATTCAGCAGTAACTTCATAGTACTGGTTATTTCCAAAAGTAGAGGGGAGCCAAAACTTCTGCTTAATCTTTCCAAGTGCTCTTGAAAGTTTATACTTCAAGAAAGACAGTACTGCTGAAACCAATCTTTGGTTGTGAGATATTGAACTCCGTCGATACTCAAGAAGCCATGTATTGGGATCTAACTGCACTGCTGAGGCACCCCAATTCCTTTGCACCCAAGACGAGTTTTCCTTTCGAATCACATAGCCAACCTTTCCATCTGACCACTATTCAACCACAAAAGAAAAAGGGGTTGAAGAAAAGTGGAATAGGTTTGTGCCTAAGTTACAAATATATAGACACACTTTTGTAAATATAAACGTTATACAGTGAAAGTTTAGAGCTTTACCTCTGTGACTCTGCCTGATAAGATTGTGTAAGACCGAGACGAAAAC
Coding sequences within:
- the LOC133710859 gene encoding pentatricopeptide repeat-containing protein At4g14820; amino-acid sequence: MSTLPCTTLSLPHHPNPKPSPTILTTTPTTLFTALSSSTNLKHLKQVHAQILKSNLDRSDSLLFKLLLSSFTLSPTLHYPLSLFTQIPKPQTHLCNKLLRELSRCREPEKALLVYERMRREGVALDRFSFPPLLKAVSRASALAEGTEIHGLACKLGFDSDPFVQTVLVRMYAACGRVMDARLVFDKMPSRDVVAWSIMIDGYCQSGHYDIAFNLFEDMKNSDVKPDEMILSTILSACGRAGKLTYGKAVHDFIEENDIVVDSHILSALIAMYAGSGSMDLAQRLFDKTSEKNFIVATAMVSGYSKLGRVEDARLIFDQIVQKDLVCWSAMISGYAETDRPQEALRLFSEMEVSGLRPDQVTMLSVISACAHLGALDQAKWVHLYVDKNGFGGALSVNNALIDMYAKCGNLERARGVFEKMPRRNVITWTTMISAFAMHGDASNALNFFNQMKLANVEPNGVTFVGVLYACSHAGLVEEGRQIFASMVNEYNITPKHEHYGCMVDLYGRANLLREALEVIETMPLAPNVVIWGSLMAACQIHGEIELGEFAAKQVLELEPDHDGALVVLSNIYAKERRWEDVGMVRKIMKNNGISKQRGCSRIELKNEVHEFLMADRSHKQADQIYEKLDEVVREVKQVGYTPNTCNVLVDLEEEEKKEAILWHSEKLALSFGLIGAKNGSCIRIVKNLRICEDCHTFMKLASKVYHREIIVRDRTRFHHYKHGYCSCKDYW